Proteins co-encoded in one Kribbella qitaiheensis genomic window:
- a CDS encoding amidohydrolase family protein, whose amino-acid sequence MAGWDVHTHLIPPTVLAAVGSFGLTVDGDWLVVDGHERLPLRKLGDPAALLSWIDEQQLDGAVVSVPPALFRYDLGVEWAELLNEGLRSLAGPRLRVLGQLPLHDPAAAGVSSSLAAEGVFSGFALGTAGFGGLDEVWQVLDALEAFTLIHPGHSADKRLAAYYLSNLLGNPYETGLAAAELVFADVPGRFPGIRFCLCHGGGVTATLAGRWQRGIDTARPGIEPPSLSVADALRRFYVDDLVHDPAVLALLQTTFGADHVLAGSDWPFPMGSDQVDPDRAGAGERLTRPLGQGVAEG is encoded by the coding sequence ATGGCCGGCTGGGACGTCCACACGCACCTGATACCGCCGACAGTGCTGGCGGCGGTCGGCAGCTTCGGGCTGACCGTCGACGGTGACTGGCTGGTGGTCGACGGTCACGAGCGGCTGCCACTCCGGAAGCTGGGTGATCCTGCCGCGCTGCTCTCGTGGATCGACGAGCAGCAGTTGGACGGTGCTGTGGTGTCCGTGCCGCCTGCGCTCTTCCGCTACGACCTGGGCGTCGAGTGGGCCGAGCTGCTCAACGAAGGGCTGCGCTCGTTGGCAGGGCCGCGGCTGCGCGTCCTTGGCCAGCTACCGCTCCACGACCCCGCTGCAGCTGGAGTCTCCTCATCGCTGGCAGCCGAGGGAGTCTTCAGTGGCTTCGCCCTCGGTACTGCGGGCTTCGGCGGGCTCGACGAGGTGTGGCAAGTGCTGGACGCGCTAGAGGCGTTCACCTTGATCCACCCGGGCCACAGCGCCGACAAGCGGCTCGCTGCCTACTACCTGTCGAACCTGCTCGGAAACCCTTATGAAACAGGGCTTGCTGCGGCCGAGCTGGTGTTCGCGGATGTTCCCGGGCGGTTCCCGGGGATCAGGTTCTGCCTCTGTCACGGCGGTGGAGTGACAGCCACCCTGGCAGGCCGTTGGCAACGGGGGATCGACACGGCCCGGCCGGGGATCGAGCCACCATCGCTGTCCGTCGCGGACGCTCTGCGGCGGTTCTACGTGGACGACCTGGTTCACGACCCCGCAGTACTGGCGTTGCTGCAGACGACGTTCGGGGCGGACCACGTGCTGGCCGGTAGCGACTGGCCGTTCCCGATGGGGAGCGATCAGGTCGATCCGGACCGCGCGGGCGCAGGTGAACGTTTGACCAGACCGCTTGGTCAGGGGGTGGCCGAGGGGTGA
- a CDS encoding quinone oxidoreductase family protein, with amino-acid sequence MSARMGIVLRSYGPGQQLKAEEIELVAGPGETLVEMRVAAVTQLDRTVLAGKLPQQLQAPFTPGSEGAGVVLSSEKYPAGTQVVIRGGGVGVSRPGTWGRLAVVPDGSLHPLPAGLDPAAAVAMLAPALTAHTAVRRVGAVVAGETVVVTGATGLVGRLCAAVARAAGAGKVIGLARAGESVDVLSGLVDQTVRVDELGQVGRELQWCDAAIDTVGGPVTSGVMSHITPGGRVVVLGYTAGEFATLDLHQLIGRDLRVLPVNMQRTSIEPGTVAQVLADIAPAAVLPDVVLVPAKDAEDALDLLVGGTSERRVLLDLSGLE; translated from the coding sequence ATGAGCGCGCGGATGGGCATCGTGCTGCGCAGCTACGGACCCGGCCAGCAGTTGAAGGCCGAGGAGATCGAGCTGGTCGCGGGACCAGGTGAAACCCTGGTCGAGATGCGGGTGGCTGCTGTCACCCAGCTGGACCGGACCGTGCTGGCGGGCAAGCTGCCCCAGCAACTCCAGGCACCGTTCACTCCCGGATCAGAGGGCGCGGGCGTGGTGCTGAGCTCGGAGAAGTATCCGGCCGGGACCCAGGTCGTGATCCGTGGTGGCGGTGTCGGGGTATCCCGGCCGGGCACCTGGGGACGGCTGGCCGTAGTACCGGATGGGTCCCTGCATCCGTTGCCGGCCGGGCTGGATCCTGCTGCCGCGGTGGCGATGTTGGCTCCGGCGTTGACTGCGCACACCGCAGTACGGCGTGTTGGTGCTGTGGTAGCCGGTGAGACCGTTGTGGTGACTGGTGCGACCGGGTTGGTCGGCCGGTTATGTGCTGCCGTCGCACGGGCCGCCGGAGCGGGCAAGGTGATCGGACTGGCGCGTGCAGGCGAGTCCGTCGACGTACTGTCCGGACTGGTTGACCAGACCGTCCGCGTAGACGAGCTGGGCCAGGTCGGACGCGAGCTGCAGTGGTGCGATGCGGCGATCGACACAGTGGGTGGTCCAGTCACCAGCGGAGTGATGAGTCACATCACTCCGGGCGGCCGGGTCGTAGTACTCGGCTACACGGCAGGGGAGTTCGCCACTCTCGACCTGCATCAGCTGATCGGCCGCGACCTGCGGGTGCTGCCGGTGAATATGCAGCGCACGTCGATCGAGCCCGGGACGGTTGCCCAGGTGCTGGCGGACATCGCTCCGGCCGCAGTGCTGCCAGACGTCGTACTGGTGCCTGCTAAGGATGCGGAAGACGCACTGGACCTACTGGTCGGCGGTACGTCGGAACGACGCGTGCTGCTCGACCTGAGTGGGCTCGAATGA
- a CDS encoding GntR family transcriptional regulator produces MTRRLELTPGGPSGRRTLAEEAAAELHELILSGELPSGTALRLEELAKRLDMSQMPIREGLRRMQALGLVEIVPHKGAWVRELSMEDLRDTHETRLALESLAVRAAATRFADTDAVLARAALAEHVRLSKAGDIIASRQAHTEFHFAIYRAGGSRWLPRAIEPVWQNSERYRFGSRQTKARIEQTRREHQAILDACQAHDEAGAEAALREHLEGAMQRITETMERRYKKD; encoded by the coding sequence ATGACCCGACGACTTGAGCTCACGCCCGGGGGACCGAGCGGCCGTCGTACCCTCGCGGAGGAAGCCGCCGCCGAGTTGCATGAGCTCATCCTGTCCGGCGAGCTGCCGAGCGGTACGGCGCTGCGACTGGAGGAACTGGCCAAGCGGCTGGACATGAGCCAGATGCCGATCCGTGAAGGGCTGCGCCGGATGCAGGCGCTCGGGCTGGTCGAGATCGTGCCGCACAAGGGCGCGTGGGTTCGCGAGCTGTCGATGGAGGACCTGCGCGACACCCACGAGACCCGGCTCGCGCTGGAGAGCCTCGCAGTACGGGCTGCCGCGACCAGGTTCGCCGACACCGACGCGGTGCTGGCGCGGGCCGCGCTGGCCGAGCATGTCCGGCTGTCGAAGGCGGGCGACATCATCGCCTCCCGGCAGGCGCACACCGAGTTCCACTTCGCGATCTACCGGGCCGGTGGGTCCCGCTGGCTGCCGCGCGCGATCGAGCCGGTCTGGCAGAACAGCGAGCGGTACCGGTTCGGTTCCCGGCAGACCAAGGCGCGGATCGAGCAGACCCGGCGCGAGCACCAGGCGATCCTGGACGCCTGCCAGGCGCACGACGAGGCCGGTGCCGAGGCAGCATTGCGCGAACACCTCGAAGGCGCCATGCAGCGCATCACCGAAACAATGGAACGCCGCTACAAGAAGGACTGA
- a CDS encoding PPOX class F420-dependent oxidoreductase, which translates to MPRTIATNTKVDTEALLEFVRPRHHMLLITRRADGTPQASPVSGGVDDEGRIVISSYPERAKSTNVKRDPQTAVVVLSDDWNGPWVQIDGSGEVIELPDALEPLVDYFRSISGEHPDWDEYREAMRSQGKCLIRITPQRWGPVATGGFPAHLAD; encoded by the coding sequence ATGCCGAGAACGATTGCCACCAACACCAAGGTCGACACCGAGGCGCTGCTCGAGTTCGTCCGGCCTCGCCACCACATGTTGCTGATCACCCGCCGCGCCGACGGTACGCCGCAGGCCTCGCCGGTGTCGGGCGGCGTCGACGACGAGGGCCGGATCGTCATCTCGTCGTACCCGGAGCGGGCCAAGAGCACCAACGTGAAGCGCGATCCGCAAACCGCCGTGGTCGTGCTGTCGGACGACTGGAACGGGCCGTGGGTCCAGATCGACGGCAGCGGCGAGGTGATCGAACTGCCCGACGCGCTCGAGCCCCTGGTCGACTACTTCCGGTCGATCTCCGGCGAGCACCCGGACTGGGACGAGTACCGTGAGGCGATGCGCAGCCAGGGCAAGTGTCTGATCCGGATCACCCCGCAACGCTGGGGCCCGGTCGCCACCGGCGGCTTCCCCGCCCACCTGGCCGACTGA
- a CDS encoding TetR/AcrR family transcriptional regulator — protein MADEAPPRKRADARRNEVSLLDAAAAAFVASGVDAPVRDIAAKAGVGVGTIYRHFPTRADLIVAVYRHQVEACAEAGPALLANNSSPHAALAQWIDLFVDFLITKHGLAEALQSDNAAFQTLHAYFLDRLVPVCAQLLEAAMQAGEIRFELAPVQLMRGVGNLCIGAENNPDYDARRLVDLLITGLRLH, from the coding sequence GTGGCCGACGAAGCACCGCCGCGGAAGCGCGCCGATGCGCGGCGGAACGAGGTGTCCCTGCTCGACGCGGCCGCCGCGGCCTTCGTCGCTTCCGGGGTCGATGCGCCGGTGCGCGACATCGCGGCCAAGGCCGGCGTCGGGGTCGGCACGATCTACCGCCACTTCCCGACCCGGGCCGATCTCATCGTCGCCGTCTACCGGCATCAGGTGGAGGCCTGCGCCGAGGCCGGCCCGGCTCTGCTGGCGAACAACAGTTCGCCGCACGCGGCCCTGGCGCAGTGGATCGACCTCTTCGTCGACTTCCTGATCACCAAGCACGGCCTGGCCGAGGCGCTGCAGTCCGACAACGCCGCCTTCCAGACTCTGCACGCCTACTTCCTCGACCGGCTCGTCCCGGTCTGCGCCCAGCTACTGGAGGCCGCGATGCAAGCCGGTGAGATCCGCTTCGAGCTGGCGCCGGTCCAGTTGATGCGCGGCGTCGGGAATCTCTGTATCGGCGCCGAGAACAACCCCGACTACGACGCCCGCCGCCTGGTGGACCTCCTGATCACCGGTCTGCGCCTGCACTAG
- a CDS encoding aldo/keto reductase codes for MQYRTLGRTGVQVSTLALGAMNFGQIGRTGIDEATAIVDAALEAGINFIDTADMYGQGESEEMVGKAIAGRRDDLVLATKATLPMGEERNRRGGSRRWLVTELDNSLRRLGVDHVDLYQMHRWDPTTSDEETLSALTDLQRAGKIRYFGSSSFPAYRIVQAQWAARENHLSRYVTEQPGYSILQRGIETHVLPVTEEYGLGVLVWSPLGSGWLSGAIRKGQEITTNRSVSRPQWFDLSTPSNQARLDAVEQLAKVADEAGLSLIQLALGFVTAHPAVTSAIIGPRTLDHLESQLAAADTVLSADVLDEIDAIVAPGLDLAPEQKFDTPPSLLDPSLRRR; via the coding sequence ATGCAGTACCGAACTCTCGGCCGTACCGGCGTCCAGGTCAGCACCCTCGCGCTCGGCGCGATGAACTTCGGCCAGATCGGCCGGACCGGCATCGACGAGGCGACCGCGATCGTCGATGCCGCCCTCGAAGCCGGCATCAACTTCATCGACACCGCGGACATGTACGGCCAGGGCGAGTCGGAGGAGATGGTCGGCAAGGCCATCGCCGGCCGCCGCGACGACCTCGTACTGGCCACCAAGGCGACCCTGCCGATGGGGGAGGAGCGCAACCGTCGAGGCGGTTCGCGCCGGTGGCTGGTCACCGAGTTGGACAACAGCCTGCGCCGGCTGGGTGTCGACCATGTCGATCTCTACCAGATGCACCGGTGGGACCCGACGACCAGCGACGAGGAGACGCTGTCGGCCCTGACCGACCTGCAACGCGCGGGAAAGATCCGGTACTTCGGATCGTCCAGCTTCCCGGCGTACCGGATCGTGCAGGCGCAATGGGCCGCCCGGGAGAATCACCTGAGCCGCTACGTCACCGAGCAGCCCGGTTACTCGATCCTGCAGCGTGGCATCGAGACTCATGTGCTGCCCGTGACCGAGGAGTACGGACTCGGCGTACTGGTGTGGAGCCCGTTGGGTTCAGGGTGGCTGTCCGGGGCGATCCGGAAGGGTCAGGAGATCACCACGAACCGCTCGGTGAGTCGGCCGCAGTGGTTCGATCTGAGCACCCCGTCGAACCAGGCCAGGCTGGATGCCGTCGAACAGCTGGCCAAGGTCGCTGACGAGGCCGGTCTGAGTCTGATCCAGCTCGCGCTCGGATTCGTCACCGCACACCCGGCCGTGACGAGTGCGATCATCGGTCCCCGCACGCTGGATCACTTGGAGTCTCAGCTCGCGGCGGCGGACACCGTGCTCTCTGCCGATGTCCTGGATGAGATCGACGCGATCGTCGCTCCCGGTCTCGACCTGGCGCCGGAGCAGAAGTTCGACACCCCGCCGTCCTTGCTCGACCCGTCGCTGCGGAGGCGCTGA
- a CDS encoding LLM class flavin-dependent oxidoreductase: MPRFGIMTAPMQVDYHDVLRVWREADAIEEIEHAWLFDHLLPIGGDLNGPIFEGWTLLSALAAQTERLRVGLLVTSNRFRPPAMLAKIAATVDVVSDGRLDFGIGVGSRPSHPLARREYEAHGLPFHEVGHAVGSFAEACTVIRRLWTETSPFDFHGEYVDLIGAFCNPKPVQRPHPPIVIGGRTAPVLRIAAEHAEVWNIPGGDLDDAVRRSALLDRYCAEIGRDPASITRSIHLSVSYDQPDVVRDAIGAAIGAGFEHVVLGLPSPYPAKVAQWVADELISPFLGNP; this comes from the coding sequence ATGCCGCGGTTCGGGATCATGACCGCTCCGATGCAGGTCGACTATCACGACGTACTGCGGGTCTGGCGCGAGGCGGACGCGATCGAGGAGATCGAGCACGCCTGGCTGTTCGACCATCTGCTGCCGATCGGCGGTGACTTGAATGGCCCGATCTTCGAAGGCTGGACGCTGTTGTCCGCACTCGCCGCGCAGACCGAAAGGCTGCGGGTCGGGCTGCTCGTCACCAGTAATCGCTTCCGACCGCCCGCGATGCTGGCCAAGATCGCCGCGACGGTCGACGTCGTCTCCGATGGGCGCCTCGACTTCGGGATCGGCGTTGGTTCGCGGCCTAGCCATCCGCTGGCCAGGCGTGAGTACGAGGCGCACGGGCTGCCTTTTCATGAGGTCGGCCATGCTGTCGGGAGCTTCGCCGAAGCGTGCACGGTGATCCGGCGGCTGTGGACCGAGACTTCGCCGTTCGACTTCCATGGCGAGTATGTCGACCTCATCGGGGCGTTCTGCAATCCCAAGCCTGTGCAGCGCCCCCATCCGCCGATCGTCATCGGTGGGCGGACGGCTCCGGTACTGCGGATCGCCGCCGAGCATGCGGAGGTGTGGAACATCCCAGGTGGTGACCTCGACGACGCCGTACGCCGAAGCGCTCTGCTGGACCGGTACTGCGCCGAGATCGGTCGCGACCCGGCCTCGATCACCCGCTCGATCCATCTTTCGGTGTCCTACGATCAGCCTGACGTTGTGCGGGACGCGATCGGTGCAGCGATCGGCGCCGGCTTCGAGCACGTCGTACTCGGGCTCCCGTCGCCCTACCCGGCCAAGGTCGCCCAGTGGGTCGCCGACGAACTGATCTCGCCATTCTTAGGGAACCCATAG
- a CDS encoding methyltransferase domain-containing protein — translation MTSGIIDHRAKKLRRQLADRLEADGAVTSPAWGTAFAEVPRHVFVPVFYKQSPTDQRAVDLSSPDEWLDGVYRDELLVIRPDARSSSTVPGLMATMLEALAVEDGHKVLEIGTGSGYNAALLSHRLGDSKVVTMDIDPELVADATARLDAINYHPTLGVGDGLAGWPARALYDRLIATCAPDKVPKAWLEQIRPGGRIVTPIATGIAVLDVTGPREASGHFLPGAAYFMPLRAGQRPPDVGAMIDAVKRSTESGRETSTSPDVWFDGDFSFLRAAAVPGVRFLAKLDNGTAVFTHPDGSWASVADSVVVQSGPRHLWNLVEGAHRTWLELGCPKRDRFLLTVDGPQQQISLAGSDQEWELP, via the coding sequence ATGACAAGCGGCATCATCGACCACCGCGCCAAGAAGCTGCGTAGGCAACTTGCTGACCGCCTGGAAGCCGACGGAGCGGTTACTAGCCCAGCGTGGGGCACTGCGTTCGCCGAGGTACCCCGCCATGTGTTCGTGCCGGTCTTCTACAAGCAGTCCCCCACGGACCAGCGGGCGGTGGACCTGAGCAGCCCTGACGAGTGGCTGGACGGTGTCTATCGGGACGAGCTACTAGTAATCCGTCCGGATGCGCGCTCGTCCAGTACCGTCCCGGGCCTGATGGCAACCATGCTGGAAGCATTGGCGGTAGAAGACGGCCACAAGGTCTTGGAGATCGGCACCGGCTCGGGTTACAACGCCGCCTTGTTGAGCCACCGGCTCGGAGATAGCAAGGTCGTCACAATGGATATAGACCCCGAGTTGGTGGCAGACGCCACCGCCAGGCTCGACGCCATCAACTATCACCCGACGCTTGGAGTCGGCGACGGCTTAGCAGGCTGGCCGGCTAGAGCGCTGTATGACCGGCTCATCGCTACTTGCGCGCCAGACAAGGTACCGAAGGCTTGGCTAGAGCAGATTCGGCCGGGTGGGCGGATCGTGACCCCTATCGCAACGGGCATCGCGGTCTTGGACGTGACCGGTCCCCGAGAGGCATCCGGGCATTTCCTGCCCGGCGCTGCGTACTTCATGCCGCTGCGAGCAGGGCAGCGCCCTCCTGATGTCGGGGCAATGATCGACGCAGTAAAGCGTTCGACGGAATCGGGTCGCGAGACCAGTACGAGCCCTGATGTCTGGTTCGACGGTGACTTCTCGTTCCTGCGCGCTGCCGCAGTGCCTGGCGTGCGATTCCTAGCCAAGCTAGACAATGGCACGGCAGTGTTTACACACCCCGATGGCTCTTGGGCCTCTGTCGCCGACTCAGTCGTAGTACAGTCGGGACCGCGTCATCTGTGGAACCTGGTCGAAGGCGCGCACCGGACCTGGCTAGAACTTGGCTGCCCGAAGCGCGATCGGTTCCTCCTGACTGTTGACGGCCCTCAGCAACAGATCAGCCTTGCCGGTAGTGACCAAGAGTGGGAACTGCCCTAA
- the tgmB gene encoding ATP-grasp ribosomal peptide maturase: MRPRSGPSPRVLVLTEACDPTADFVLEHLNERGVGFWRVDPGDFPETVDMSAEFDMSWSGQLRGPLRAIDLAEVRAIYYRRPSGFRISAGLTDPERRFVESQARHALYGLLAALPDVLWVNRPGAMADARVKPYQLAVAAKAGLSTPRTLVTNRPEEVAAFGQRVGRIITKSLAMVTLKDEDERTGLLYTAEMPESDWNSPGIAATAHFFQEVVPRDYEVRMTYVAGECFATAMRPDNPAGALDIRAHSKHVSYEAIRVPAKIADPVRAMMERLGLVFGAFDFIVRPDGHWIFIELNPNGQWAWTEQAAGLPISTALADLLEKGAVA; the protein is encoded by the coding sequence GTGAGGCCCCGCAGCGGCCCGAGCCCTCGGGTTCTGGTGCTCACTGAAGCGTGCGACCCGACAGCGGATTTCGTACTGGAGCATCTGAACGAGCGAGGGGTTGGGTTCTGGCGAGTAGACCCTGGCGACTTTCCTGAAACCGTCGACATGTCAGCCGAGTTCGACATGTCGTGGTCAGGGCAACTGCGCGGGCCGCTGCGGGCCATCGACCTGGCCGAGGTCAGAGCCATCTACTACCGGCGCCCTTCAGGGTTCCGTATTTCCGCGGGCCTGACCGACCCCGAGCGCCGGTTCGTGGAGTCGCAAGCAAGGCACGCGCTCTACGGCCTCCTCGCTGCCCTGCCTGACGTGCTGTGGGTGAACCGACCCGGTGCGATGGCCGATGCTCGGGTCAAGCCCTATCAGCTGGCTGTCGCCGCGAAAGCCGGGCTCAGTACTCCGCGAACGCTGGTCACAAACCGCCCCGAGGAGGTGGCCGCCTTTGGGCAGCGAGTCGGGCGCATCATCACGAAGTCGCTCGCCATGGTGACTCTCAAGGACGAGGATGAACGCACCGGCCTTCTCTATACGGCGGAGATGCCGGAGAGCGACTGGAACAGTCCAGGGATCGCAGCGACGGCCCACTTCTTCCAGGAGGTCGTACCTCGTGACTACGAGGTCAGAATGACCTACGTCGCCGGGGAGTGCTTCGCCACAGCGATGCGGCCCGACAACCCGGCGGGTGCGCTGGACATCAGGGCACATAGCAAACATGTCAGCTACGAGGCCATCCGTGTGCCTGCGAAGATCGCCGATCCGGTACGGGCAATGATGGAGCGGCTCGGCCTGGTCTTCGGCGCCTTTGATTTCATCGTCCGGCCCGACGGGCACTGGATCTTCATTGAGTTGAACCCCAACGGTCAGTGGGCCTGGACCGAGCAGGCTGCGGGTCTGCCGATCAGTACCGCGCTGGCCGATCTGCTGGAGAAGGGTGCAGTTGCATGA
- a CDS encoding XRE family transcriptional regulator, translated as MDTTRNAALEEWMAEHGHSSNSLAEAVNQALMQVTGKHGGLDGSSVRDWKAGRVRWPKTATRKALEDVTCVPVTALGFVPRHRPLPIPSPMPQEVSDMKRRNFVGGIAAAVAMASTARGTARRRLGMSDVDRLQQRFAEIVASDHRHGGQLDIEQRASALADQALNLQNSGGATQRVRSSLYASAAAFRSSAMWASIDGRRFEAAKTHMREAQALAEMSGEQAIKFRIWSHAGTLYRHTGRPADAFAANDVARNMHLTRRDPLFASLGLARQGAIHGAAQDPAGARRAFGQAQDAMLRADPADDRPVWMLAFYDQAELDSLALSAYLALGDFATAEFHGHRCLSTLRPHMVRSHAITTTRLAHAQLAQGMPEAATATALKVPVDAATQHVRVTRMLQEFGAALRATAAGSSAVQTWAEHVATWRTPA; from the coding sequence ATGGACACCACGCGCAACGCGGCTCTTGAGGAGTGGATGGCCGAGCACGGTCACAGCTCCAACAGCCTCGCTGAGGCGGTGAACCAAGCGCTCATGCAGGTGACTGGAAAGCATGGCGGCCTGGACGGCTCATCCGTTCGGGACTGGAAAGCCGGCCGCGTCCGGTGGCCCAAGACGGCCACCCGCAAGGCACTTGAGGATGTCACCTGTGTGCCTGTCACTGCCCTAGGTTTCGTACCACGGCACCGACCGTTGCCTATCCCGAGCCCGATGCCGCAGGAGGTCTCCGACATGAAGCGCCGCAACTTTGTCGGCGGTATTGCCGCGGCTGTGGCGATGGCATCAACCGCTCGGGGCACCGCGCGACGCCGTCTCGGAATGAGTGACGTCGACCGACTACAGCAGCGCTTTGCTGAGATCGTTGCCAGCGACCACCGTCATGGTGGACAACTCGATATCGAGCAGCGGGCCAGCGCGCTTGCCGACCAAGCGCTCAACCTTCAGAACTCGGGCGGCGCGACCCAACGCGTGCGCAGCAGCCTCTACGCCTCCGCGGCGGCCTTCCGTTCCTCAGCCATGTGGGCCTCCATCGACGGCCGCAGGTTCGAAGCCGCGAAGACGCACATGCGCGAAGCCCAGGCCCTCGCCGAGATGTCTGGCGAGCAGGCGATCAAGTTCCGCATTTGGAGTCACGCGGGGACCCTGTACCGGCATACGGGTCGACCTGCCGATGCCTTCGCGGCCAATGATGTCGCCCGCAACATGCACCTCACCCGCCGTGATCCGCTGTTCGCATCTCTCGGCTTGGCCCGCCAGGGGGCAATCCACGGCGCTGCACAGGACCCCGCCGGCGCACGCCGCGCCTTCGGACAGGCACAAGACGCGATGCTGCGCGCCGACCCCGCCGACGACCGGCCAGTGTGGATGCTCGCCTTCTACGACCAAGCCGAGTTGGACTCGTTGGCCTTATCGGCCTACTTGGCGCTTGGCGACTTCGCGACTGCCGAGTTCCACGGTCATCGCTGCCTATCTACCCTCCGCCCCCACATGGTCCGGTCGCATGCCATCACCACGACCCGACTCGCACATGCCCAGCTCGCACAGGGAATGCCCGAAGCCGCCACCGCCACGGCACTGAAAGTCCCCGTTGACGCGGCGACCCAGCATGTTCGAGTGACGCGAATGCTCCAGGAATTCGGAGCTGCGTTGCGCGCCACTGCGGCGGGTAGCTCCGCGGTACAGACCTGGGCCGAGCATGTTGCCACTTGGAGGACCCCTGCATGA
- a CDS encoding GNAT family N-acetyltransferase, protein MTATSILELRTFTTIDTARGDLVDVYADVRSALLHLPNYAITAFGERLDRHGAEPGFVAVLAYADGFPVGYAYANTIEHGDRYWERTSPPPAERYTERPAAALKEIGVRTTWRKTGTARRIHDALLATRVEPFVTLMVNPAAGDGKVHALYRSWGYEDIGQSQPSPASPPLSVMIRATSSSK, encoded by the coding sequence ATGACCGCGACATCCATCCTCGAACTGCGCACATTCACCACAATCGACACCGCTCGCGGCGATCTCGTTGACGTGTACGCAGACGTGCGTTCAGCGCTACTCCACCTGCCGAACTACGCCATTACCGCTTTCGGCGAGAGGCTGGACAGGCACGGCGCCGAGCCGGGGTTCGTGGCGGTCCTCGCATATGCAGATGGCTTTCCGGTCGGTTACGCCTACGCCAACACCATTGAGCACGGCGATCGGTATTGGGAACGCACTAGTCCACCACCGGCGGAGCGGTATACCGAACGTCCGGCTGCGGCTCTCAAGGAGATCGGCGTTCGGACAACCTGGCGGAAGACCGGCACTGCCCGGCGTATCCACGATGCCCTCCTGGCCACACGCGTTGAGCCGTTCGTAACTCTCATGGTCAACCCGGCAGCTGGCGATGGAAAGGTCCACGCGCTGTACAGGTCATGGGGGTATGAGGACATCGGGCAGAGCCAACCGTCGCCCGCTTCGCCTCCTCTCAGCGTGATGATCCGGGCTACTAGCTCCTCTAAGTAG